The Microcystis panniformis FACHB-1757 region GGCTTCCGGAGAATACTTGAGGCATTTAGTGGCGGCCTCGACGACAATTTTGGCATTGACATTCATGAGATCATCGCGACTCATGCCCGGTTTTCTGGCTAATCCAGCCGTAATCACGACAATATCCGAGCCTGCCGTGTCTTCGTAGTTATTAGTGCCGATAATCTCGCTGTCGTGCAGTTCTATGCCCTGAGCTTCCATCAAATCTAGGGCAATACCCTGGGGCAAACCATTGACGATATCGAGGAGAACCACATCGGCGAGGTTTTTTTCGGCGATGCGTTGGGCCAGGGTGCGTCCGACGTTACCGGCACCAATAACCGAGACTCGGGGCGATTGGCAGGGGATGAGTGTATCGTAGAAGTCAACCATGATTTATGGATGAGGCAATATCCTCATCAGACGGGTTCCAGTTGTTCGAGCTTTAGCCACACACTGGGGGTAGGAACATAGAATTTAATCAAAGCGTAATCATCTTTTACATCCAAGACTTCTGCTGTCGAGTTGAACATATAACTGGGTAAACGGCGATCGCTGGCTAGTGCCTCCAGGCTATTTTCTAGGTTTCCCGTCACCACGCGGACTAAAGCTCCTTTCTTAATTGTAGCTGCCATGTTTTTCTCGTTAAATTTGCTGGGGGGTTTCTTCCATAAATTGTTACATATTCGGGCAGGCCTCTGACAAGAGGGTGTGGGGTGTGGGGTGTGGGGTGTGGGGAGAATAAATAAAATAATCTCCTAAGTAGGGAGGCTCAATTATTTGTAGGATGGGTTAGCGGTAGCGTAACATGAGCGGGCGTTGGGTTTCATGCTTCAACCCAACCTACGTTCATCTTATATTTAATTCCACCCACCTACTTATCTCCTGTCTCCTGTCTCCACCGACAAACTTTTTCAGTAAACCCTAATTAAAACTCAACCCTTTGACCATAACTTAAGAGACTTTGTAGGGTTGCGAGGCGATTTTCCCAGACCTGTATTTGATAGGCAGATAAATCTTTTTGTCTGGACATCACAGATTTAAATTGATAGCTAAATCGTTTTAAGGCATTTTGAGTTAAAGTCAAATTGCGAGGGCTGGGATTATTAGCTAATTGCTCTAATAAATTAGCCATTTCGTCCACGTCTTGTCCCCAAGTTTTTAAGGTTCCTTCCTCCATTGCCCATAAATTATTCGTTATTAAAAAACTCCACTCTTGACGCAGGAAATTAAACCGCGCCGCTGCCGTTTTGAAGGGTTGACGGTGGGGTAAAGGTTCGGCTTTTTTGGTAATTATCGATCCCTGAATACGATTAAGAATTGTTTGCAGATTGGGATTGAGATTTTCTGTGGCAAAAAGAGCGAATCCCGAAGTGGGAAGATTGCGAATAAATTGTAGTTGATCGATCGTGACTTGATCGGGTACTTTTAACAGACGGATACCGGGTATAATCAGAGCATTTCCTGCAATTTGGCGATCAAATAAAGACTTGGTTTTATCTTCTAAAGTCCCTGTATCGAGAGCATAAGTCATTAAAAATATCAGGTCTATCCATTGATTTTGTCCCCACTCTTCCCAGTTTTGTTGAATACGATATAACCGTTCTTTTTGTTCTAGGGGAAACACTGCCGCCGACATTTTTAATTGGGGACGAATCTGTTTTAAACGAGTAGAAACCTGCGAAACAAAAGTATCAACCTGACGGATTTTAAAGCTAGTCCATTGTTCCCATAAAGCACCCCGGGGATTTAAAGTAATGGGATCAACTCCTGTCATTTGTTTAAATAACCACCGGCTGGATTTACCATAACCGTAGGTTTGATTAGAATCTTGACTCTGGAAGGGATAGCGAATATAATCTAACTGCAAGCCATCCACATCATAATTCTTGACAATTTCCTCGTAAAGAGATAAAAGATAGTTCTGTAGGTCGGGATTAGCAGGATCAAAAAAGGCTTTTTTCGTGCCTTGACTGTAATCAAAAGAACCACCACTTTTATTAGTTGCCCCCCAATGGGGATTACGGGATAAAACCGGACCGAGATAATCTAATGGTTGCTCTAATACTTTATTATGAGCTTGATTAGCCGCCGCAAAAACCCACACCCAGGCGTGGATTTCCATATTACGTTCATGGGCTAATTTAACGGCAACTTTTAGGGGATCCCAACCTCTGGTTAAAGGGTTTTGTTCGGGGGCAACTTGACTGGGATAAATAGTATAACTAGCATTAACTGTCTCGAAAAAGACCACATTAATACCGGCTGCCGCCATGCGATCGAATACTTTAGCTAAATCCTCCTCATTTTTAGCTTCTACGATTGTGCCTCGATCTAACCACATTGCCCGTATTTCTGGTTGGGCAAATTGTCGATTAGTGGGATAATTATCCCAAAGACTTCGCCGCGCTTGTAACCAAAATTCCCGCGCTTGCGTATAGGAACCCTGGGCGATTAAATTCTGAAAATTATTTAAGGTTCCTTGGGCATTTTCTAGGGCTAAACGGAATCGTCTAGCTGTATCTGATGCGCTGGAATTTTTCCCACGATTATGAAATGCTTGTGCTAAGGATTTATCAGTAGTTAAAGTGTTATTATTACTGGCTTCTAAAGCTAAGAGAGTCACCCCATAACGCCCGATTAATCCCTGCAATTCCGCCGTCATCTGGCTAATTTGTTGAGAAGTTAGGCTCGCTCTCGGGGGAATTGCCTCGGTATTCGGACTTAATCTCGCTGTTTCACTGGGGGGATTTTCTGCAATCTGGGGTAGAGGGCGACGGGGTGCGGTCGCAACGCGCTCGCTACGCGAGATCGCTGTTGGGGTATTATTAATATTATTAACTATTGTTGATTGCCCTTGACAATAGGGCGCAATTGTGCTAGGAGAAGAACTGCGATTAATGCCGTAGCGTTGCAGGGCGGTTTCTAGCCAAGCGCTATCGAGGGCGAGATTAGCGACGGCATTGCTGCCCCAGCGCCAACCGAGAAAGATCGAGTTATTATTGAGGACAACGGCGGGGGATTATTGCGCGCCCCCCAAACGGCGACGGTTTGGCTATTAACTCCCGTGGGGATAACCACACCACCGAGGAGACTGCTGGCTAAAGGTTTTTGGTTTTTCAGTTCACCTAAATTAGTCGGCCGCAGGGTGTAAGCTTGGGAGTGGGGATAGGCCCAGTAAGCCCCAAATAGCGATCGCAGTTGATTCCGCACAGCAGGTTCCGAAAGATTTCCCGCCGGACCGGTGACGATAATTTTACCACCGCGATTCAGCCAACGAATCAAGACACCAGCTTGTAAACCGGAAATAGTCTCGACATTGGGGATGATTAGAACCTTAATTTTATTTAAATCCGTGTCGCTTTGCCACTGGTTACTCTGGAGAATACAGTAATTAACCCCGACATTTTGCAAACGTTCGGTTATATCTGTCCATTGATTGGCATTTTCTTGACTTTTTAACACTGCCACCGGTGTCGCTAAAACTGGGATCGGCAGCAAGACACCCACACAGGACAAAAGACAGGCAATTAGGGGCTTTTTAAACAGATGATCAAGATGGAAGGACGATCCCAGCACGTTTTTTTCTCTTAATTTTTTGGTTAACTTCTCCTGATCTTACCCAACTTAGCCAAAAAATAGTATCTTGGGGAACAAAAATTGCGTCTTAGTCGTCCGCAACATGGTTTTAGGGTGTTAGGGTTTTCAGTGATCAGTAATCAGTTATCAGATTGCAGTTTTAAGTAGACAGTGTTAGGTGAAAACTTCGGGGTCTTCTGGACATCAGGTGAAAAATGTTCACTGTGTCACATAATGGGCGCAAACCTTGCGACCCTACAGCTGGCACGATATTAATGGTAGGGACATAAGGC contains the following coding sequences:
- a CDS encoding NAD(P)H-quinone oxidoreductase subunit O; translated protein: MAATIKKGALVRVVTGNLENSLEALASDRRLPSYMFNSTAEVLDVKDDYALIKFYVPTPSVWLKLEQLEPV